From a single Erpetoichthys calabaricus chromosome 1, fErpCal1.3, whole genome shotgun sequence genomic region:
- the LOC114650895 gene encoding epidermal growth factor-like protein 8 isoform X3: protein MLNILGILVGVAVSASLGVKGHLPKTGRVCSKHIHKFPVVYNESFLQPLHTPYLTTCPGHRICSSYRTTYRVSFRQVKKEVSQVSTMCCPGWRKRFSHSYCCDQAAVCQSACQNRGICLVPNVCTCPPGWTGNQCQTDINECQVQSRQCGHNCVNTPGSFFCTCRKGYVLKDDGRSCEQNEPGDTLSKSLSEEVSQLKDKVTSLEQRLERAVSAFSRFVPFDVEQVRDSEIAEMWSRLGQLDRIDSLSEQILMLEERLPNCSCNESQ, encoded by the exons ATGCTCAACATCCTGGGTATCCTTGTGGGGGTGGCAGTTTCTGCAAGTCTTGGTGTCAAAGGTCATCTGCCAAAAACAGGAAG GGTGTGCTCAAAACACATACACAAGTTCCCAGTTGTCTACAACGAGAGCTTCCTTCAGCCACTTCATACGCCGTATCTGACCACTTGTCCTGGACACCGCATCTGCAGCTCTTACAG GACCACCTACAGGGTGTCATTTCGCCAGGTTAAAAAGGAAGTGTCTCAGGTGAGCACCATGTGCTGTCCAGGTTGGAGAAAACGCTTCTCTCACTCCTACTGCTGTGATCAAG CAGCAGTGTGTCAAAGCGCCTGCCAGAACAGAGGAATCTGTTTGGTGCCAAATGTGTGCACCTGCCCCCCAGGGTGGACAGGCAATCAGTGTCAAACTG ACATAAATGAATGCCAGGTGCAGTCTCGACAGTGCGGGCATAACTGCGTGAACACACCTGGGAGCTTCTTCTGCACATGTCGAAAAGGCTACGTCCTAAAAGACGATGGGAGGTCTTGTGAACAAAACGAACCAGGAG ataCTTTGTCCAAAAGCCTGTCAGAAGAAGTGTCACAACTGAAAGACAAGGTGACCAGCCTAGAACAG CGACTAGAGAGAGCCGTCAGTGCATTCTCTAGGTTTGTGCCATTTGACGTGGAGCAAGTTAGAGATTCAGAAATTGCAGAGATGTGGAGCCGACTGGGACAGCTGGACCGCATCGACTCTTTGAGTGAACAGATCCTCATGCTGGAAGAGAGGCTACCCAATT gttcATGTAACGAAAGCCAATAG
- the LOC114650895 gene encoding epidermal growth factor-like protein 8 isoform X1, which translates to MLNILGILVGVAVSASLGVKGHLPKTGSRVCSKHIHKFPVVYNESFLQPLHTPYLTTCPGHRICSSYRTTYRVSFRQVKKEVSQVSTMCCPGWRKRFSHSYCCDQAAVCQSACQNRGICLVPNVCTCPPGWTGNQCQTDINECQVQSRQCGHNCVNTPGSFFCTCRKGYVLKDDGRSCEQNEPGDTLSKSLSEEVSQLKDKVTSLEQRLERAVSAFSRFVPFDVEQVRDSEIAEMWSRLGQLDRIDSLSEQILMLEERLPNCSCNESQ; encoded by the exons ATGCTCAACATCCTGGGTATCCTTGTGGGGGTGGCAGTTTCTGCAAGTCTTGGTGTCAAAGGTCATCTGCCAAAAACAGGAAG CAGGGTGTGCTCAAAACACATACACAAGTTCCCAGTTGTCTACAACGAGAGCTTCCTTCAGCCACTTCATACGCCGTATCTGACCACTTGTCCTGGACACCGCATCTGCAGCTCTTACAG GACCACCTACAGGGTGTCATTTCGCCAGGTTAAAAAGGAAGTGTCTCAGGTGAGCACCATGTGCTGTCCAGGTTGGAGAAAACGCTTCTCTCACTCCTACTGCTGTGATCAAG CAGCAGTGTGTCAAAGCGCCTGCCAGAACAGAGGAATCTGTTTGGTGCCAAATGTGTGCACCTGCCCCCCAGGGTGGACAGGCAATCAGTGTCAAACTG ACATAAATGAATGCCAGGTGCAGTCTCGACAGTGCGGGCATAACTGCGTGAACACACCTGGGAGCTTCTTCTGCACATGTCGAAAAGGCTACGTCCTAAAAGACGATGGGAGGTCTTGTGAACAAAACGAACCAGGAG ataCTTTGTCCAAAAGCCTGTCAGAAGAAGTGTCACAACTGAAAGACAAGGTGACCAGCCTAGAACAG CGACTAGAGAGAGCCGTCAGTGCATTCTCTAGGTTTGTGCCATTTGACGTGGAGCAAGTTAGAGATTCAGAAATTGCAGAGATGTGGAGCCGACTGGGACAGCTGGACCGCATCGACTCTTTGAGTGAACAGATCCTCATGCTGGAAGAGAGGCTACCCAATT gttcATGTAACGAAAGCCAATAG
- the LOC114650895 gene encoding epidermal growth factor-like protein 8 isoform X2, translating into MLNILGILVGVAVSASLGVKGHLPKTGSRVCSKHIHKFPVVYNESFLQPLHTPYLTTCPGHRICSSYRTTYRVSFRQVKKEVSQVSTMCCPGWRKRFSHSYCCDQAVCQSACQNRGICLVPNVCTCPPGWTGNQCQTDINECQVQSRQCGHNCVNTPGSFFCTCRKGYVLKDDGRSCEQNEPGDTLSKSLSEEVSQLKDKVTSLEQRLERAVSAFSRFVPFDVEQVRDSEIAEMWSRLGQLDRIDSLSEQILMLEERLPNCSCNESQ; encoded by the exons ATGCTCAACATCCTGGGTATCCTTGTGGGGGTGGCAGTTTCTGCAAGTCTTGGTGTCAAAGGTCATCTGCCAAAAACAGGAAG CAGGGTGTGCTCAAAACACATACACAAGTTCCCAGTTGTCTACAACGAGAGCTTCCTTCAGCCACTTCATACGCCGTATCTGACCACTTGTCCTGGACACCGCATCTGCAGCTCTTACAG GACCACCTACAGGGTGTCATTTCGCCAGGTTAAAAAGGAAGTGTCTCAGGTGAGCACCATGTGCTGTCCAGGTTGGAGAAAACGCTTCTCTCACTCCTACTGCTGTGATCAAG CAGTGTGTCAAAGCGCCTGCCAGAACAGAGGAATCTGTTTGGTGCCAAATGTGTGCACCTGCCCCCCAGGGTGGACAGGCAATCAGTGTCAAACTG ACATAAATGAATGCCAGGTGCAGTCTCGACAGTGCGGGCATAACTGCGTGAACACACCTGGGAGCTTCTTCTGCACATGTCGAAAAGGCTACGTCCTAAAAGACGATGGGAGGTCTTGTGAACAAAACGAACCAGGAG ataCTTTGTCCAAAAGCCTGTCAGAAGAAGTGTCACAACTGAAAGACAAGGTGACCAGCCTAGAACAG CGACTAGAGAGAGCCGTCAGTGCATTCTCTAGGTTTGTGCCATTTGACGTGGAGCAAGTTAGAGATTCAGAAATTGCAGAGATGTGGAGCCGACTGGGACAGCTGGACCGCATCGACTCTTTGAGTGAACAGATCCTCATGCTGGAAGAGAGGCTACCCAATT gttcATGTAACGAAAGCCAATAG